From Acidipropionibacterium acidipropionici, one genomic window encodes:
- a CDS encoding transglutaminase family protein, with product MTSTLRIQHRTNVHYDGPVSHSFDEVRMTPLYSESQLIRHTAISVTPQPWQYSHVDYWGTQVTSFEIHEPHQRLTITADTTLDVVKLPHLDSGMTLPQVGAGHDRWYEYVLNSPVTDPGQELRERTRELVDDTMTINRIGHTVSEMIHDQVHYVPGSTRVDTTAQQAWEARSGVCQDIAHLVIGCLRSLGIPTRYVSGYVLPRNEAEPGEPVDAQTHAWVQWWDGAWTGFDPTNLVDSGESHARVGTGREYADVAPFKGVFTGAGSTSTYEASVVMRRLS from the coding sequence ATGACCTCCACCCTGCGCATCCAGCACCGCACCAACGTCCACTACGACGGCCCGGTGTCCCACAGCTTCGACGAGGTGCGGATGACCCCGCTCTACTCGGAGTCCCAACTCATCAGGCACACCGCGATCAGCGTGACGCCCCAGCCCTGGCAGTACTCCCACGTCGACTACTGGGGCACCCAGGTGACCTCCTTCGAGATCCACGAGCCGCACCAGCGGCTCACCATCACCGCCGACACCACCCTCGATGTCGTCAAACTGCCCCACCTCGATTCCGGCATGACCCTGCCGCAGGTCGGAGCCGGCCACGACCGCTGGTACGAGTACGTCCTCAACTCCCCGGTCACCGACCCCGGCCAGGAGCTGCGGGAGCGGACCCGCGAACTCGTCGACGACACCATGACCATCAACCGGATCGGCCACACCGTCTCGGAGATGATTCACGACCAGGTGCACTACGTGCCCGGATCGACCCGCGTCGACACGACCGCGCAGCAGGCCTGGGAGGCCAGATCCGGGGTCTGCCAGGACATCGCCCACCTGGTCATCGGGTGTCTGCGCAGCCTCGGAATCCCCACCCGGTACGTGTCGGGATATGTGCTGCCCCGCAACGAGGCCGAACCGGGGGAGCCCGTCGACGCCCAGACCCATGCCTGGGTGCAGTGGTGGGACGGCGCATGGACCGGTTTCGACCCCACCAACCTCGTCGACTCGGGGGAGAGCCACGCCCGGGTGGGCACCGGACGCGAGTACGCCGACGTCGCCCCCTTCAAAGGGGTGTTCACCGGGGCGGGCAGCACGTCGACCTACGAGGCCTCGGTGGTGATGCGCAGACTCTCCTGA
- a CDS encoding proline--tRNA ligase, translating to MSELFVRTLREDPAAAEVPSHRWLVRAGYIRRAAPGIYTWLPLGLKVLRKVEGIVRTEMDAMGAQEVLFPALLPSEPYKESNRWVEYGDNLFRLKDRKGVDMLLGPTHEEMFTLLVKDLYSSYKDLPLAIYQIQTKYRDEARPRAGILRGREFVMKDSYSFDVDDEGLDASYNRHRDAYIKIFDRLGFDYAIVKAMSGPMGGSRSEEFLAVAENGEDTFVRSPGGYAANVEAVRIAAPEPLDYSQTPAPEVVHTPDVPTIETLVAMANEVKPRADRPWQGSDTLKNVVFMVTGPDGTREPLAIGLPGDREVDEKRLEAALDPAVAEPFTDEDFADHPELAKGYIGPRALGEENPSGIRYLVDPRVVTGTSWITGADRKDHHVFNLVAGRDFTADGIIDVAEIREGDPAPDGSGPLTLARGIEMGHIFQLGRKYADALGLKVLDRNGKLVTVTMGSYGIGVSRAVAAVAEYTCDDKGLSWPRELAPFDVHVLATGKGTDVLAEATRIATELQEAGLEVLLDDRKASPGVKFADSEVLGMPTSVVVGRGLKDGVVEIRDRRTGNRREVPVADAVAEILTEVRG from the coding sequence ATGTCAGAGCTGTTCGTGCGCACCCTGCGGGAGGATCCCGCCGCCGCCGAGGTCCCGAGCCACCGCTGGCTGGTCCGCGCCGGCTACATCCGCCGGGCGGCCCCCGGCATCTACACCTGGCTGCCGCTGGGGCTGAAGGTGCTGCGCAAGGTCGAGGGCATCGTCCGCACCGAGATGGACGCCATGGGCGCCCAGGAGGTCCTCTTCCCGGCCCTGCTGCCCTCGGAGCCCTACAAGGAGTCCAACCGCTGGGTCGAGTACGGCGACAACCTCTTCCGCCTCAAGGACCGCAAGGGCGTCGACATGCTGCTCGGCCCCACCCACGAGGAGATGTTCACCCTCCTGGTCAAGGACCTGTACTCCTCCTACAAGGACCTGCCGCTGGCGATCTACCAGATCCAGACCAAGTACCGCGACGAGGCCCGCCCCCGGGCCGGCATCCTGCGCGGCCGCGAGTTCGTGATGAAGGACTCCTACTCCTTCGACGTCGACGACGAGGGCCTGGACGCCTCCTACAACAGGCACCGCGACGCCTACATCAAGATCTTCGACCGGCTCGGATTCGACTACGCCATCGTCAAGGCCATGTCCGGCCCGATGGGCGGCTCCCGCTCCGAGGAGTTCCTGGCCGTCGCAGAGAACGGCGAGGACACCTTCGTGCGCTCCCCGGGCGGCTACGCCGCCAATGTCGAGGCCGTGCGGATCGCCGCCCCCGAACCCCTCGACTACTCGCAGACGCCGGCCCCGGAGGTGGTCCACACCCCCGACGTGCCGACCATCGAGACCCTCGTCGCCATGGCCAACGAGGTCAAGCCCCGCGCCGACCGGCCCTGGCAGGGCTCCGACACCCTCAAGAACGTCGTCTTCATGGTCACCGGCCCCGACGGCACCCGCGAGCCTCTGGCGATCGGGCTGCCCGGCGACCGCGAGGTCGACGAGAAGCGCCTCGAGGCGGCCCTCGACCCGGCCGTCGCCGAGCCCTTCACCGACGAGGACTTCGCCGACCACCCCGAGCTGGCCAAGGGATACATCGGCCCGCGAGCCCTGGGCGAGGAGAACCCCTCGGGAATCCGCTACCTCGTCGACCCGAGGGTCGTCACCGGAACCAGCTGGATCACCGGCGCCGACCGGAAGGACCACCACGTGTTCAACCTGGTGGCCGGCCGCGACTTCACCGCCGACGGCATCATCGACGTCGCCGAGATCCGCGAGGGCGACCCGGCCCCCGACGGCTCCGGCCCGCTGACCCTGGCCCGCGGCATCGAGATGGGCCACATCTTCCAGCTCGGACGCAAGTACGCCGACGCCCTGGGCCTCAAGGTGCTCGACCGCAACGGCAAGCTCGTCACCGTCACCATGGGCTCCTACGGCATCGGGGTCTCCCGAGCCGTGGCGGCCGTCGCCGAGTACACCTGCGACGACAAGGGCCTGTCCTGGCCGCGCGAACTGGCCCCCTTCGACGTCCACGTGCTGGCCACCGGCAAGGGGACCGACGTCCTGGCCGAGGCCACCCGGATCGCCACCGAGCTCCAGGAGGCCGGCCTCGAGGTGCTCCTCGACGACCGCAAGGCCTCGCCCGGCGTCAAATTCGCCGACTCCGAGGTGCTCGGCATGCCCACATCCGTGGTGGTCGGCCGCGGCCTCAAGGACGGCGTCGTGGAGATCCGCGACCGCCGCACCGGCAACCGGCGCGAGGTGCCGGTGGCCGACGCCGTCGCCGAGATCCTCACCGAGGTCCGGGGCTGA
- a CDS encoding CGNR zinc finger domain-containing protein yields MLLNPYGADPVNLAADLVNDPPESPAELEARCDAAGLNVDRPVTGRDLEAARGLLADWVAVVDSADEDARAGLLNDLLERWSGHPRLIRHDDQGWHLHYRDDDVTFAGMLGTLISVGTALHLSGRGMDRLGRCAAGDCDRVFADTSRNGRQKYCSTRCNNRAAVRRHRAR; encoded by the coding sequence GTGCTGCTCAACCCTTACGGAGCCGATCCGGTGAATCTGGCCGCGGATCTGGTGAATGATCCGCCGGAGTCCCCCGCCGAGTTGGAGGCTCGCTGCGATGCGGCCGGCCTCAACGTCGACCGTCCCGTCACCGGGAGGGACCTGGAGGCGGCCCGCGGCCTGCTCGCCGACTGGGTCGCCGTCGTCGACTCTGCTGACGAGGACGCCCGTGCGGGGCTGCTCAACGACCTGCTGGAGCGCTGGTCGGGTCATCCGCGTCTGATCCGTCATGACGACCAGGGATGGCATCTGCACTACCGGGACGACGACGTCACCTTCGCCGGGATGCTGGGCACCCTCATCAGCGTGGGCACCGCGCTGCACCTGTCCGGGCGCGGGATGGACCGTCTGGGACGATGCGCGGCCGGCGACTGCGACCGGGTCTTCGCCGACACCTCGCGCAACGGGCGGCAGAAGTACTGCTCCACCCGCTGCAACAACAGGGCGGCCGTGCGGCGTCACCGGGCCCGGTGA
- a CDS encoding sulfite exporter TauE/SafE family protein, whose protein sequence is MTLDASLAPHLMILLMAAAFLAGWVDAVVGGGGLIQLPALLVGLPQATPVATVAGTNKISSFAGTLTASATYLRTVRVHWPSAATIMAGACLGSSAGARLVQFLPKRWFTPIVLVVIIGVGIFTWRRPTMGLVNRVRHHGAARYLRLAGIGALIGVYDGAVGPGTGTFFVICLVAVIGYGFLEASALAKLANLATNAGAIAVFWAHGVIWWRVGLVMALANLTGGWIGARTAVRHGSGFVRKVFLVTVIGLGVKLAHDTIIQFT, encoded by the coding sequence GTGACTCTCGACGCCTCGCTGGCCCCGCACCTCATGATCCTGCTGATGGCCGCCGCCTTCCTCGCCGGATGGGTGGACGCCGTGGTCGGCGGCGGAGGGCTCATCCAGCTCCCCGCCCTGCTGGTCGGCCTGCCCCAGGCCACCCCGGTGGCCACCGTCGCCGGCACCAACAAGATCTCCTCGTTCGCGGGAACCCTCACCGCCTCGGCCACCTATCTGCGCACGGTCCGGGTGCACTGGCCCTCGGCGGCGACGATCATGGCCGGAGCCTGCCTGGGGTCCAGCGCCGGTGCGCGCCTGGTGCAGTTCCTGCCCAAGCGGTGGTTCACCCCGATCGTGCTGGTGGTGATCATCGGCGTCGGCATCTTCACCTGGCGGCGGCCCACGATGGGGCTGGTGAACCGGGTCCGCCACCACGGTGCTGCCCGGTACCTGCGACTGGCCGGCATCGGAGCCCTGATCGGCGTCTACGACGGCGCCGTCGGCCCGGGCACCGGCACCTTCTTCGTCATCTGCCTGGTCGCCGTGATCGGCTACGGCTTCCTCGAGGCCTCGGCCCTGGCCAAGCTCGCGAACCTGGCCACCAACGCCGGCGCCATCGCGGTGTTCTGGGCGCACGGCGTCATCTGGTGGAGGGTCGGCCTGGTGATGGCCCTGGCCAATCTCACCGGTGGCTGGATCGGGGCTCGCACCGCGGTGCGCCACGGCAGCGGCTTCGTGCGGAAGGTCTTCCTGGTCACGGTGATCGGACTGGGCGTCAAGCTGGCCCACGACACCATCATTCAATTCACGTGA
- a CDS encoding DUF4439 domain-containing protein produces the protein MTFGLPSRRGILIAGAGLIGIGAAGCYTVSPIIDPGTRESPTITITPRRRAALNAESELAATAKRAAAAATGSVAALLAAVARIHTLHAGVLAQADPLGGQNADSEPVITPSPSPSSASPPSLAQLLTDEKAAAGQYLADAGAAETPGEALLWASLSVFASGVSGQGAPPTQGDAHPMTLPVETLTDARQVLLSRLNALVAGLEWGVGRLPSSDPLHATGAARLDAVEIQRARLRQDLRQASASPTPALPGYQMPATPSTPASTRELWVSLELGVLAGHGRVVAATPGPARSTAIPAMADQAAQLRAYGSGLPAWPGWV, from the coding sequence ATGACTTTCGGACTCCCGAGCAGACGCGGCATCCTCATCGCGGGGGCCGGGCTCATCGGGATCGGAGCCGCGGGCTGCTACACCGTCTCCCCGATCATCGACCCCGGCACCAGGGAGTCCCCGACGATCACCATCACCCCGCGGCGCCGCGCCGCTCTCAACGCCGAGTCCGAGCTGGCGGCCACCGCGAAGCGGGCCGCGGCCGCGGCGACCGGCTCGGTGGCCGCGCTGCTGGCCGCCGTGGCCCGGATCCACACCCTCCATGCCGGGGTGCTCGCCCAGGCCGATCCGCTGGGCGGCCAGAACGCCGACTCCGAGCCGGTCATCACCCCGAGCCCCTCACCCTCCTCGGCGTCGCCGCCATCGCTCGCCCAGCTCCTCACCGACGAGAAGGCGGCCGCCGGCCAGTACCTCGCCGACGCCGGTGCGGCCGAGACCCCCGGCGAGGCCCTGCTGTGGGCCTCGCTGTCGGTCTTCGCCTCCGGGGTGAGCGGCCAGGGGGCGCCGCCGACTCAGGGGGACGCGCACCCGATGACGCTGCCCGTCGAGACCCTCACCGATGCGCGCCAGGTGCTGCTGTCACGGCTCAACGCCCTGGTGGCCGGCCTGGAGTGGGGGGTCGGGCGGCTCCCCTCCTCCGACCCCCTGCACGCCACCGGGGCGGCCCGGCTCGACGCCGTCGAGATCCAGCGGGCCCGGCTGCGCCAGGACCTGAGACAGGCCTCGGCCTCCCCGACCCCGGCGCTGCCCGGGTACCAGATGCCGGCCACCCCGTCGACGCCCGCATCCACCCGCGAGCTGTGGGTCTCCCTGGAGCTCGGGGTTCTGGCCGGCCACGGCCGGGTGGTCGCCGCGACCCCCGGGCCCGCGCGATCGACGGCGATCCCCGCGATGGCCGACCAGGCGGCACAGCTGCGGGCCTACGGCTCGGGCCTGCCCGCCTGGCCAGGATGGGTGTGA
- the rimP gene encoding ribosome maturation factor RimP — translation MNENQLSGLIEPLLSQLGMELEKLDVVRAGRRSLLRITVDGDGADGHGPGLDEIGEATSEISRALDESDATGSAPYTLEVSSRGVSTPLTEPKHFRRNQGRLLAVTVDEEPPVEGRIVASDDTTVTLEVPAPGSKPHRPLTQTREISLDRVRRAVVQVEMNRKPAVTDEEN, via the coding sequence ATGAACGAGAATCAGCTCAGCGGCCTGATCGAACCGCTGCTGTCCCAGCTCGGCATGGAGCTCGAGAAGCTGGACGTGGTTCGAGCGGGCCGTAGGAGCCTGCTGCGGATCACCGTCGACGGCGACGGTGCCGACGGCCACGGGCCGGGCCTCGATGAGATCGGGGAGGCGACCTCGGAGATCTCCAGGGCCCTCGACGAGTCCGATGCCACGGGCAGCGCCCCCTACACGCTCGAGGTGTCCTCCCGAGGTGTGTCGACCCCGCTCACCGAGCCCAAGCACTTCCGGCGCAACCAGGGCCGGCTGCTGGCGGTAACCGTCGACGAGGAGCCCCCCGTCGAGGGGCGGATCGTCGCCTCCGACGACACCACGGTGACCCTCGAGGTGCCCGCGCCCGGCTCGAAGCCGCACAGACCGCTCACGCAGACCCGTGAGATCTCCCTCGACCGGGTCCGGCGCGCCGTCGTCCAGGTCGAGATGAACCGCAAGCCCGCTGTGACCGATGAGGAGAACTGA
- the nusA gene encoding transcription termination factor NusA — protein sequence MDIDLAALRMIERDKEISLDYLIDTLEDALLNAYTKTDHPVRDARIELDRKSGNVAVMVPEKDEEGTVIGWYDGTPSDFGRVAASTARQVIFQRLREAEDEQKFGQFSAVEGDVITGVVQQSYRDNRTVRVDLGSMEAIMPPAEQVPGEQYTHGRRLRVYVVAVRKEMRGPQVIVSRTHPNLVRKLFALEVPEIEQGVVEIKALAREAGHRSKIAVVSHNADVSAKGACIGPMGQRVRAVMHELDEEKIDIIDWSEDPATFVGAALSPAKVKQVTVLDADARTTRAIVPDYQLSLAIGREGQNARLAARLTGWRIDIRPDTPSQE from the coding sequence ATGGATATCGACCTGGCTGCACTGCGCATGATCGAGCGGGACAAGGAGATCTCGCTGGACTACCTCATCGACACCTTGGAGGACGCCCTCCTCAACGCCTACACCAAGACCGACCATCCGGTGCGTGACGCCCGGATCGAGCTGGACCGCAAGTCCGGCAATGTGGCGGTGATGGTGCCGGAGAAGGACGAGGAGGGCACCGTCATCGGCTGGTACGACGGCACGCCCAGCGACTTCGGCCGGGTGGCGGCGTCCACGGCCCGTCAGGTGATCTTCCAGCGGCTGCGCGAGGCCGAGGACGAGCAGAAGTTCGGCCAGTTCTCGGCCGTCGAGGGGGACGTCATCACCGGTGTCGTCCAGCAGTCCTACCGGGACAACCGGACGGTGCGCGTCGACCTCGGCTCGATGGAGGCGATCATGCCCCCCGCCGAGCAGGTCCCCGGTGAGCAGTACACCCACGGGCGCCGCCTGAGGGTCTACGTGGTCGCGGTGCGCAAGGAGATGCGCGGGCCCCAGGTGATCGTCTCGCGCACCCACCCCAACCTGGTGCGCAAGCTCTTCGCCCTGGAGGTTCCCGAGATCGAGCAGGGGGTCGTCGAGATCAAGGCCCTGGCCAGGGAGGCCGGGCATCGCTCGAAGATCGCCGTCGTCTCCCACAATGCCGACGTGTCCGCCAAGGGCGCATGCATCGGACCGATGGGCCAGCGGGTCCGCGCCGTGATGCACGAGCTGGATGAGGAGAAGATCGACATCATCGACTGGTCGGAGGACCCGGCCACCTTCGTGGGGGCCGCACTGTCCCCGGCGAAGGTCAAGCAGGTCACCGTGCTGGACGCCGACGCCCGGACCACCCGCGCGATCGTCCCGGACTACCAGCTCTCCCTGGCCATCGGACGGGAGGGCCAGAACGCCAGGCTGGCGGCCCGCCTCACCGGATGGCGGATCGACATCCGCCCCGACACCCCCTCCCAGGAGTGA
- a CDS encoding YlxR family protein: MARPTRPVRTCVGCRGTGDPATMVRFVLDGDRVVLDPDSRAPGRGAHLHPDPECWRGAVRGGFARSFRRRITVQTPRVDWLPDPANWA, translated from the coding sequence ATGGCGCGCCCGACCCGGCCGGTGCGCACCTGCGTCGGCTGCAGGGGCACCGGGGACCCGGCCACCATGGTGCGATTCGTCCTCGATGGGGACCGCGTCGTGCTGGACCCGGACTCCCGGGCCCCGGGCCGCGGCGCCCACCTCCACCCGGACCCGGAATGCTGGCGGGGCGCGGTGCGAGGGGGCTTCGCGAGGTCCTTCCGGAGGCGGATCACCGTCCAGACGCCCCGGGTCGACTGGCTGCCCGATCCGGCGAATTGGGCTTGA
- the infB gene encoding translation initiation factor IF-2: MAKVRVYELAKELGLTSKQLLGKLGDMGEFVRSASSTIEAPVVRRVRDQLSPQNGGSAARPSGKTAPAGTDETAAAKGSAARQSPRPGPRKAPVPGPRPTPRSVKPGGFSAAPTESSAARTSSTPRPGLMKPGPKPGAQNRSSSARTEKPESREHTPRTGGQSKESTRRESGAPRPSSNAPKPGAGGRPQTPGAHQRKQGPTPGPRPGAPRPGASGGLPSGPRPTPAKPGARRSGGPRPGNNPFASSQGMGQGRRRSEQGGGPRPGAGQRREGAPRPGGDRMPRPGGTSGMPRPNPAMMPKHQNKEIGHVAGGGRPGGRGGRGGRGGGPNRGGGFGGGGFGGGPRGPVGGGRGGRGGRGTQGAFGRGGAGGRRGRKSRKQRRQEFDEMQAPLVGGVRVRKGNGQAVRLRRGASLTDLAEKINAEPAQLVQVLFNLGEMVTATQSVPDETLEILGNELDYKIQVVSPEDEDRELLESFDVEFGENEGGEEDLAPRPPVVTVMGHVDHGKTKLLDTLRHSHVVEREAGGITQAIGAYQVETEVDGDDRKITFIDTPGHEAFTAMRARGAQSTDIAVLVVAADDGVMPQTVEALNHAKAADVPIVVAVNKIDKPGADPDKVRGQLTEYGLVPEEYGGDTMFVNVSAKTGEGLDRLLEAIVLTADAALGLRANPDMPAQGVAIEAHLDKGRGPVATALIQRGTLHIGDSIVAGSAYGRVRALINDKSENVEFAAPSDPVQVLGLTSVPGAGDNFLVVEDDRMARQIAEKREARMRAAQQAKSSRRKTLDELFDQLEKGETQELLLILKGDGAGSVEALEDALAKIDVGDEVDLRVIDRGVGAITETNVSLAAASKAVIIGFNVRPTAHAAKMADEENVDIRYYSVIYDAIDEIEAALRGMLKPIYEEKTLGTAEIRQIFRSSKVGNIAGCMVTDGTIRRHAKTRVVRDGVVISETEINTLQREKDAVTEVREGFECGLTLANYSDIHIGDELQCYEMVEKPRE; the protein is encoded by the coding sequence GTGGCCAAGGTCCGTGTCTATGAGCTCGCGAAGGAGCTCGGACTGACAAGCAAGCAGCTTCTGGGGAAGCTGGGCGATATGGGCGAATTCGTCCGTTCGGCCTCCTCAACGATCGAGGCGCCGGTGGTCCGGCGGGTCCGTGACCAGCTGTCGCCTCAGAACGGCGGCTCCGCCGCCAGGCCGAGCGGTAAGACCGCACCCGCCGGCACCGACGAGACGGCGGCCGCCAAGGGATCCGCGGCCCGGCAGTCGCCCCGTCCCGGGCCCCGCAAGGCGCCCGTGCCGGGTCCCCGTCCGACCCCCCGCTCGGTGAAGCCGGGCGGTTTCAGCGCCGCGCCGACCGAGTCCTCGGCCGCGCGCACCAGCTCGACCCCGCGTCCCGGGCTGATGAAGCCCGGGCCGAAGCCCGGCGCTCAGAACCGTTCCTCCTCCGCGAGGACCGAGAAGCCCGAGAGCCGGGAGCACACCCCGCGCACCGGTGGTCAGAGCAAGGAGTCGACGCGTCGCGAGAGCGGTGCGCCGCGTCCGTCCTCGAACGCCCCCAAGCCGGGCGCCGGTGGCAGGCCCCAGACCCCCGGGGCTCACCAGCGCAAGCAGGGTCCGACCCCCGGCCCTCGTCCCGGCGCGCCGCGTCCGGGAGCCTCTGGCGGCCTGCCCTCGGGCCCCAGGCCCACTCCCGCCAAGCCCGGTGCCAGGCGCTCCGGCGGGCCGCGCCCGGGCAACAACCCGTTCGCGTCCAGCCAGGGCATGGGCCAGGGACGTCGTCGCTCCGAGCAGGGCGGCGGTCCCCGTCCCGGCGCCGGGCAGCGCCGTGAGGGCGCTCCCCGTCCCGGTGGCGATCGGATGCCCCGTCCCGGAGGCACCTCCGGAATGCCGCGTCCCAACCCCGCCATGATGCCGAAGCATCAGAACAAGGAGATCGGCCATGTGGCCGGCGGTGGCCGTCCCGGCGGTCGCGGCGGTCGTGGCGGTCGCGGCGGCGGCCCGAACCGCGGTGGCGGTTTCGGCGGCGGCGGTTTCGGCGGTGGTCCTCGTGGCCCGGTCGGCGGCGGTCGTGGAGGCCGCGGCGGACGCGGCACCCAGGGTGCCTTCGGTCGCGGAGGCGCAGGAGGTCGCCGTGGTCGCAAGTCCCGCAAGCAGCGCAGGCAGGAGTTCGACGAGATGCAGGCGCCGCTGGTCGGCGGCGTGCGCGTCCGCAAGGGCAACGGACAGGCCGTCCGGCTGCGCCGCGGCGCCTCGTTGACCGATCTGGCGGAGAAGATCAATGCCGAGCCGGCGCAGCTGGTGCAGGTGCTGTTCAACCTCGGTGAGATGGTCACGGCCACCCAGTCGGTGCCCGATGAAACCCTCGAGATCCTCGGCAACGAGCTGGACTACAAGATTCAGGTCGTCTCTCCCGAGGACGAGGACCGCGAGCTCCTGGAGTCCTTCGACGTCGAGTTCGGCGAGAACGAGGGAGGCGAGGAGGACCTCGCACCGCGTCCGCCGGTCGTCACCGTGATGGGCCACGTCGATCACGGCAAGACCAAGCTGCTGGACACCCTGCGCCATTCCCATGTGGTGGAGCGGGAGGCCGGTGGCATCACCCAGGCCATCGGCGCCTACCAGGTCGAGACCGAGGTCGACGGGGACGATCGCAAGATCACCTTCATCGACACCCCGGGTCACGAGGCGTTCACCGCCATGCGTGCCCGTGGCGCCCAGTCCACCGATATCGCGGTGCTGGTCGTCGCGGCCGATGACGGCGTCATGCCGCAGACCGTCGAGGCTCTCAACCACGCCAAGGCGGCCGATGTGCCGATCGTGGTCGCGGTGAACAAGATCGACAAGCCGGGAGCCGATCCGGACAAGGTGCGCGGTCAGCTCACCGAGTACGGACTGGTGCCCGAGGAGTACGGCGGCGACACGATGTTCGTCAACGTCTCCGCGAAGACCGGTGAGGGGCTGGACAGGCTGCTCGAGGCGATCGTGCTGACCGCCGACGCGGCCCTGGGCCTGCGCGCCAACCCGGACATGCCTGCCCAGGGCGTCGCCATCGAGGCGCACCTCGACAAGGGCCGTGGCCCGGTGGCCACCGCGCTCATCCAGCGCGGCACGCTGCACATCGGGGACTCGATCGTCGCCGGATCGGCGTACGGACGTGTCCGTGCGCTCATCAACGACAAGAGCGAGAACGTCGAGTTCGCCGCTCCGTCGGATCCGGTGCAGGTGCTCGGCCTCACCTCGGTGCCGGGAGCCGGCGACAACTTCCTGGTTGTCGAGGACGACCGGATGGCCCGTCAGATCGCGGAGAAGAGGGAGGCGCGGATGCGCGCCGCCCAGCAGGCGAAGTCGTCGCGTCGCAAGACCCTCGACGAGCTCTTCGATCAGCTCGAGAAGGGCGAGACGCAGGAGCTGCTGCTCATTCTCAAGGGCGACGGCGCCGGTTCGGTGGAGGCCCTCGAGGACGCTCTGGCGAAGATCGACGTCGGCGACGAGGTGGATCTGCGGGTCATCGACCGCGGTGTCGGTGCGATCACCGAGACCAACGTCTCCCTGGCCGCCGCCTCGAAGGCCGTCATCATCGGCTTCAACGTGCGCCCCACGGCCCACGCCGCCAAGATGGCCGACGAGGAGAACGTCGACATCCGCTACTACTCGGTCATCTACGATGCGATCGACGAGATCGAGGCGGCCCTCAGGGGCATGCTCAAGCCCATCTACGAGGAGAAGACCCTGGGCACCGCGGAGATCCGCCAGATCTTCCGGTCCTCCAAGGTCGGCAACATCGCGGGCTGCATGGTCACCGACGGCACCATCCGCCGGCACGCCAAGACCCGCGTGGTGCGCGACGGTGTGGTGATCTCCGAGACCGAGATCAACACCCTGCAGCGCGAGAAGGACGCCGTCACCGAGGTGCGGGAAGGGTTCGAGTGCGGCCTCACGCTCGCGAACTACTCCGACATCCACATCGGCGACGAGCTCCAGTGCTACGAGATGGTGGAGAAGCCCCGCGAGTGA